In Rosa chinensis cultivar Old Blush chromosome 1, RchiOBHm-V2, whole genome shotgun sequence, a genomic segment contains:
- the LOC112182550 gene encoding heat shock 70 kDa protein 4 translates to MIVVTRRGEEKQFTAEEISSMVLAKMLEIAKAYLCSPVTNAAITVPAYFNNSQRQATKNAGVTAGLNVMRVINEPTAAAIAYGLDKKAGWYSKRNVMVFDLGGGTLDVSLLTIGDGVFEVKATDGDTHLGGEDFVNRIVDYCVEQFKEMHNSDISGNPRALRRLRNACEKAKRRLSFLSTTDIEIDCLDQSNDFYLNITRAKFESLNKDLFSKCMEPVQNCLRDAKMDIRSVHDVVLVGGSSRIPKMQQLLMNVFEGKELCKGINPDEAVAYGAAVQAAVLIGNGNGKLQDFTLLDVTPLSLGVGTAHGDTKHIMTVVIPRNTRIPVKKHKVLTTAFDNQTVIGFPIFEGESTTTLKNNYLGIFSLDDIPPAPKGVHRFNVCFNIDANGILSVSAEDISTGQKKEITIKSDRRTLGIEKMR, encoded by the exons ATGATTGTGGTTACCCGCAGGGGTGAAGAGAAACAGTTCACTGCTGAAGAAATCTCATCTATGGTTCTCGCAAAAATGCTGGAGATTGCCAAGGCCTATCTTTGCTCACCAGTCACAAATGCAGCTATCACTGTTCCTGCTTACTTCAATAACTCGCAACGTCAGGCTACAAAGAATGCTGGTGTCACAGCTGGCCTGAATGTGATGCGTGTCATCAATGAACCGACAGCTGCAGCTATTGCTTATGGACTTGACAAGAAGGCTGGATGGTATAGCAAGAGAAATGTGATGGTATTTGATTTGGGTGGAGGTACTTTAGATGTGTCACTACTTACCATAGGGGACGGTGTCTTTGAAGTGAAGGCTACCGATGGAGACACTCACCTTGGTGGTGAAGATTTCGTTAACAGAATTGTTGATTATTGTGTGGAGCAATTCAAGGAGATGCATAATTCAGACATTAGTGGAAACCCCAGAGCTCTTAGGAGATTAAGAAATGCTTGTGAGAAGGCAAAAAGGAGACTTTCCTTTTTGTCAACTACTGACATTGAAATTGATTGTCTGGATCAGAGTAACGATTTCTATCTAAATATTACCCGTGCAAAATTTGAAAGCCTCAACAAAGATTTGTTCAGTAAGTGTATGGAGCCTGTGCAGAATTGTTTGAGGGATGCTAAAATGGACATAAGAAGTGTCCATGATGTTGTTCTTGTCGGTGGCTCTTCCAGGATTCCAAAGATGCAACAACTATTGATGAATGTGTTCGAGGGGAAGGAGCTGTGCAAGGGCATTAATCCGGATGAGGCAGTGGCATATGGCGCTGCTGTTCAAGCTGCAGTGTTGATTGGGAATGGTAATGGAAAGCTTCAAGACTTCACTCTTCTGGATGTCACACCTCTGTCACTTGGTGTGGGTACTGCTCATGGTGATACCAAGCATATCATGACAGTCGTGATTCCTAGAAACACAAGAATTCCCGTAAAAAAGCACAAAGTTTTGACTACTGCATTTGACAACCAAACTGTCATTGGTTTCCCTATTTTTGAAGGTGAGAGCACTACAACACTAAAAAACAACTATTTGGGTATTTTTAGCCTCGATGATATTCCTCCAGCTCCCAAGGGTGTCCATCGATTCAATGTGTGCTTTAATATTGATGCAAACGGTATCTTGAGTGTGTCTGCTGAGGATATATCTACTGGTCAGAAGAAAGAGATTACAATCAAAAGTGACAGAAGAACTTTGGGAATTGAGAAGATGAG GTGA
- the LOC112182549 gene encoding probable receptor-like protein kinase At2g39360 isoform X2 yields MFCSFAFVNALEVVLLPDELIPEGARAIGSKETEQSLSQLALETVWRVNMGNKTVSPQNDTLWRFWDSDYSYLRYEGVATYVSKPEAVNYSASPTKYIAPSSVYGSATMLDTKKESRMIANLTWNFDVEHGFKYLVRFHFCDIMSKPADSVIFKVFINDLSVSDSLDLKNLTSDVLGRPYFMDVIMRASDNPTMNVSVGPYSKDGAYLYPITILNGLEIMKISNSRSSLDVSLSNSSKMKLGVIVGLAVGVFLAIVLAIVLFLFYRRRGRARAIHSKTEVVMVNAEEGKDNNGTAMFSASKIGYRFPLAAIQEATDNFSENLLIGVGGFGKVYKGVLRDSTKVAVKRGAPQSKQGLAEFRTEIEMLSQFRHRHLVSLIGYCDEKDELIIIYEYMENGSLKNHLYSSDLRCLSWRKRLEICVGAAKGLHYLHTSSEKTIIHRDVKSSNILLDENLMVKVADFGLSKTGPEIDQTHVSTAVKGSFGYLDPEYLTRQQLTEKSDVYSFGVVMFEVLCGRPVIDPSLPREEVSLVEWAMKRHQNGQLEEIVDPRLAGQVKPDTLRKFGDVAAKCLAGRGVDRPTVGDVLWNLEFVLQLEGNDGRSDHASPVNNLETSTVSTAELSMGSVGDIAGVSMSKVFAQMVREDMR; encoded by the exons ATGTTTTG TTCGTTTGCTTTCGTGAATGCGTTGGAAGTTGTTTTGCTCCCGGATGAGCTCATTCCCGAGGGTGCTAGAGCCATTGGTTCGAAGGAGACTGAACAAAGTTTGAGTCAGCTGGCATTAGAGACAGTTTGGAGGGTGAACATGGGTAATAAAACAGTTTCTCCCCAAAATGATACCTTGTGGAGATTTTGGGATTCGGATTATTCGTATCTGAGATATGAGGGTGTTGCAACATATGTGTCAAAGCCAGAAGCTGTCAATTACTCTGCATCACCAACAAAGTACATTGCCCCTTCTTCTGTCTATGGCAGTGCAACCATGCTGGACACGAAAAAGGAATCTAGAATGATTGCCAATCTGACATGGAATTttgatgttgaacatggttTCAAGTATTTGGTGCGGTTTCACTTCTGTGACATAATGAGTAAGCCTGCTGACAGTGTCATCTTCAAAGTTTTTATCAATGATTTGTCCGTCTCTGACAGTCTTGATCTTAAAAATCTGACATCAGATGTCTTAGGCCGCCCTTATTTTATGGATGTCATCATGAGGGCAAGTGATAACCCTACGATGAACGTAAGTGTTGGCCCTTACAGCAAAGATGGAGCTTATCTATACCCAATTACCATTCTTAATGGCCTTGAGATCATGAAAATAAGCAACTCAAGGAGCAGCCTTGATGTCTCTTTGAGTAACAGCTCTAAGATGAAACTTGGTGTTATAGTGGGTTTGGCTGTTGGAGTATTTCTTGCTATTGTTTTGGCTATTGTTTTGTTCCTGTTTTATAGAAGAAGAGGACGAGCACGTGCCATACATTCAAAGACAGAGGTTGTCATGGTGAATGCAGAAGAAGGTAAAGACAACAATGGCACGGCGATGTTTTCTGCCTCGAAAATTGGGTATCGCTTCCCATTAGCAGCAATCCAAGAGGCTACTGACAATTTCAGTGAGAATCTGCTTATTGGAGTTGGTGGTTTTGGCAAGGTTTACAAAGGAGTTTTAAGGGACAGTACCAAAGTGGCAGTTAAGAGAGGAGCTCCTCAATCAAAGCAGGGTCTTGCAGAATTTCGGACTGAAATAGAAATGTTGTCTCAATTCCGCCATCGCCATTTGGTCTCCTTGATCGGCTATTGTGATGAGAAAGATGAGTTGATCATTATTTACGAGTACATGGAAAATGGGAGCTTAAAAAACCATCTTTATAGCTCAGATCTTCGATGCTTAAGCTGGAGGAAGAGGCTTGAAATCTGTGTTGGAGCTGCTAAAGGACTTCACTATCTTCATACCAGCTCTGAAAAGACGATCATTCACCGTGATGTTAAGTCTTCAAATATACTGCTAGATGAGAATTTAATGGTTAAGGTTGCTGATTTTGGGCTTTCAAAAACTGGCCCTGAGATTGATCAGACACATGTCAGCACCGCTGTTAAAGGCAGTTTCGGGTATCTTGATCCAGAGTACTTGACAAGGCAGCAGCTGACAGAGAAATCAGATGTGTACTCATTTGGGGTGGTGATGTTCGAAGTGCTTTGTGGAAGACCTGTTATTGATCCATCACTTCCAAGGGAAGAGGTAAGTCTAGTTGAATGGGCAATGAAGCGACATCAAAATGGGCAGCTGGAGGAGATTGTAGATCCTCGTCTTGCAGGTCAAGTCAAGCCAGACACATTGAGGAAGTTTGGAGATGTAGCTGCAAAGTGCTTAGCAGGACGTGGTGTTGATCGACCTACAGTGGGAGATGTGTTGTGGAACTTGGAATTTGTGCTTCAACTTGAAGGAAATGACGGAAGATCTGATCATGCTAGTCCTGTCAACAACTTGGAGACCAGCACTGTATCTACTGCAGAATTAAGCATGGGAAGTGTGGGGGACATTGCTGGTGTCTCAATGAGCAAGGTCTTTGCCCAGATGGTGAGAGAGGACATGAGGTAG
- the LOC112182549 gene encoding probable receptor-like protein kinase At5g59700 isoform X1 encodes MMRGGTIRLLIWVSSAFCFLFGSLGFDPVDNFLIDCGSPTNQTVSNRVFLADGSYSAVLSPPQKIIAKINSNSSSSIDSDVFQTALIFTEASSYTFPISKQGRHWVRLYFSPFVHNSYNMSQAKFSVSAQTFTLLKDYQVEGGFIIKEYILNVTSSSLVLTFTPSSNSFAFVNALEVVLLPDELIPEGARAIGSKETEQSLSQLALETVWRVNMGNKTVSPQNDTLWRFWDSDYSYLRYEGVATYVSKPEAVNYSASPTKYIAPSSVYGSATMLDTKKESRMIANLTWNFDVEHGFKYLVRFHFCDIMSKPADSVIFKVFINDLSVSDSLDLKNLTSDVLGRPYFMDVIMRASDNPTMNVSVGPYSKDGAYLYPITILNGLEIMKISNSRSSLDVSLSNSSKMKLGVIVGLAVGVFLAIVLAIVLFLFYRRRGRARAIHSKTEVVMVNAEEGKDNNGTAMFSASKIGYRFPLAAIQEATDNFSENLLIGVGGFGKVYKGVLRDSTKVAVKRGAPQSKQGLAEFRTEIEMLSQFRHRHLVSLIGYCDEKDELIIIYEYMENGSLKNHLYSSDLRCLSWRKRLEICVGAAKGLHYLHTSSEKTIIHRDVKSSNILLDENLMVKVADFGLSKTGPEIDQTHVSTAVKGSFGYLDPEYLTRQQLTEKSDVYSFGVVMFEVLCGRPVIDPSLPREEVSLVEWAMKRHQNGQLEEIVDPRLAGQVKPDTLRKFGDVAAKCLAGRGVDRPTVGDVLWNLEFVLQLEGNDGRSDHASPVNNLETSTVSTAELSMGSVGDIAGVSMSKVFAQMVREDMR; translated from the coding sequence ATGATGAGAGGAGGGACTATTAGATTGCTCATATGGGTTTCTTcagctttttgttttttatttggttCATTAGGATTTGATCCTGTAGATAATTTTCTGATTGATTGTGGTTCACCGACCAATCAAACCGTTAGTAATCGTGTGTTTCTAGCTGATGGGTCTTATTCCGCTGTTCTTTCACCCCCACAGAAAATCATtgccaaaatcaattcaaattcttcctcctccattgATTCAGATGTTTTTCAAACTGCCCTTATATTCACTGAAGCTTCCAGTTACACATTTCCGATAAGTAAGCAGGGGCGTCATTGGGTTCGCCTCTATTTCTCTCCTTTTGTTCACAACAGCTACAATATGAGCCAAGCAAAGTTTTCTGTTTCTGCTCAAACTTTTACCCTTCTGAAAGATTATCAAGTAGAGGGTGGTTTTATCATTAAGGAGTACATTCTGAATGTAACTTCTAGCAGTTTGGTTCTCACTTTTACTCCTTCCTCCAATTCGTTTGCTTTCGTGAATGCGTTGGAAGTTGTTTTGCTCCCGGATGAGCTCATTCCCGAGGGTGCTAGAGCCATTGGTTCGAAGGAGACTGAACAAAGTTTGAGTCAGCTGGCATTAGAGACAGTTTGGAGGGTGAACATGGGTAATAAAACAGTTTCTCCCCAAAATGATACCTTGTGGAGATTTTGGGATTCGGATTATTCGTATCTGAGATATGAGGGTGTTGCAACATATGTGTCAAAGCCAGAAGCTGTCAATTACTCTGCATCACCAACAAAGTACATTGCCCCTTCTTCTGTCTATGGCAGTGCAACCATGCTGGACACGAAAAAGGAATCTAGAATGATTGCCAATCTGACATGGAATTttgatgttgaacatggttTCAAGTATTTGGTGCGGTTTCACTTCTGTGACATAATGAGTAAGCCTGCTGACAGTGTCATCTTCAAAGTTTTTATCAATGATTTGTCCGTCTCTGACAGTCTTGATCTTAAAAATCTGACATCAGATGTCTTAGGCCGCCCTTATTTTATGGATGTCATCATGAGGGCAAGTGATAACCCTACGATGAACGTAAGTGTTGGCCCTTACAGCAAAGATGGAGCTTATCTATACCCAATTACCATTCTTAATGGCCTTGAGATCATGAAAATAAGCAACTCAAGGAGCAGCCTTGATGTCTCTTTGAGTAACAGCTCTAAGATGAAACTTGGTGTTATAGTGGGTTTGGCTGTTGGAGTATTTCTTGCTATTGTTTTGGCTATTGTTTTGTTCCTGTTTTATAGAAGAAGAGGACGAGCACGTGCCATACATTCAAAGACAGAGGTTGTCATGGTGAATGCAGAAGAAGGTAAAGACAACAATGGCACGGCGATGTTTTCTGCCTCGAAAATTGGGTATCGCTTCCCATTAGCAGCAATCCAAGAGGCTACTGACAATTTCAGTGAGAATCTGCTTATTGGAGTTGGTGGTTTTGGCAAGGTTTACAAAGGAGTTTTAAGGGACAGTACCAAAGTGGCAGTTAAGAGAGGAGCTCCTCAATCAAAGCAGGGTCTTGCAGAATTTCGGACTGAAATAGAAATGTTGTCTCAATTCCGCCATCGCCATTTGGTCTCCTTGATCGGCTATTGTGATGAGAAAGATGAGTTGATCATTATTTACGAGTACATGGAAAATGGGAGCTTAAAAAACCATCTTTATAGCTCAGATCTTCGATGCTTAAGCTGGAGGAAGAGGCTTGAAATCTGTGTTGGAGCTGCTAAAGGACTTCACTATCTTCATACCAGCTCTGAAAAGACGATCATTCACCGTGATGTTAAGTCTTCAAATATACTGCTAGATGAGAATTTAATGGTTAAGGTTGCTGATTTTGGGCTTTCAAAAACTGGCCCTGAGATTGATCAGACACATGTCAGCACCGCTGTTAAAGGCAGTTTCGGGTATCTTGATCCAGAGTACTTGACAAGGCAGCAGCTGACAGAGAAATCAGATGTGTACTCATTTGGGGTGGTGATGTTCGAAGTGCTTTGTGGAAGACCTGTTATTGATCCATCACTTCCAAGGGAAGAGGTAAGTCTAGTTGAATGGGCAATGAAGCGACATCAAAATGGGCAGCTGGAGGAGATTGTAGATCCTCGTCTTGCAGGTCAAGTCAAGCCAGACACATTGAGGAAGTTTGGAGATGTAGCTGCAAAGTGCTTAGCAGGACGTGGTGTTGATCGACCTACAGTGGGAGATGTGTTGTGGAACTTGGAATTTGTGCTTCAACTTGAAGGAAATGACGGAAGATCTGATCATGCTAGTCCTGTCAACAACTTGGAGACCAGCACTGTATCTACTGCAGAATTAAGCATGGGAAGTGTGGGGGACATTGCTGGTGTCTCAATGAGCAAGGTCTTTGCCCAGATGGTGAGAGAGGACATGAGGTAG
- the LOC112170237 gene encoding putative F-box/LRR-repeat protein At3g58920 isoform X2 — translation MGRRRSKSSSKRKKKKEKTFPLDKISNLPSDVIQHILSYLHFKEAVKTSVLSKAWRHKWAMLPSLAFDDTVGSSIERIVNHVLFSHTGPVDAFKLSTAKGFRVLKGLHIRRVTVAQDALEKLIESGPLLERMTLCDITRLTQLNIYAQNLQFLKVGGVFQDFRLKNTTKLVDVSIDGKWDSSEFFKFFLQLPIIERLTIKFKGSNRMRLNQPYWNCRFTQLQVLKVTGYFGLHTEEVEFIRSVLSSSPVLKRIALQPVSGTNVCWELPIMLNDFGNVEKNFLAPLTDYYMQSNEYYDED, via the exons ATGGGAAGAAGACGATCGAAATCCTCTtcgaaaaggaagaaaaagaaagagaagacgTTCCCGTTGGACAAAATAAGCAACTTACCAAGTGATGTTATACAGCATATTTTGTCATATTTGCACTTCAAGGAGGCAGTGAAAACAAGTGTGTTATCGAAAGCATGGAGACACAAATGGGCTATGCTTCCCTCCCTTGCCTTTGATGATACCGTTGGCAGCTCCATTGAGAGAATTGTCAATCATGTTCTCTTTTCTCACACTGGCCCTGTAGACGCTTTCAAGCTTTCTACTGCAAAAG GCTTCCGGGTGTTGAAGGGCCTTCATATTCGAAGAGTTACAGTGGCTCAAGATGCGTTGGAAAAACTGATCGAGAGTGGTCCTCTTCTTGAGAGAATGACTCTATGTGACATAACGCGTCTCACTCAGCTCAACATTTATGCACAGAATCTCCAATTCCTTAAAGTAGGAGGTGTTTTTCAGGATTTCAGACTTAAGAATACCACAAAACTCGTTGATGTTTCAATTGATGGAAAATGGGACTCCAGTGAATTCTtcaagttttttcttcagcTGCCTATTATTGAAAGGCTCACAATTAAG TTTAAAGGGAGCAACAGGATGAGGTTAAATCAGCCCTACTGGAATTGCAGATTCACCCAACTTCAAGTTTTGAAAGTAACTGGCTATTTTGGCCTACACACAGAGGAAGTAGAGTTCATCAGATCTGTGCTTTCAAGTTCACCTGTGCTCAAGAGGATTGCTCTTCAACCTGTTTCTGGTACCAATGTCTGTTGGGAACTGCCTATAATGTTGAACGATTTTGGGAATGTAGAGAAAAATTTCTTGGCCCCGTTAACTGATTACTATATGCAATCTAATGAGTATTATGATGAGGATTGA
- the LOC112170237 gene encoding F-box/FBD/LRR-repeat protein At1g13570 isoform X1 has product MGRRRSKSSSKRKKKKEKTFPLDKISNLPSDVIQHILSYLHFKEAVKTSVLSKAWRHKWAMLPSLAFDDTVGSSIERIVNHVLFSHTGPVDAFKLSTAKGLSLDTRDIDLWISHLSSYSIKEFILKLWNRSFKYDVFSRLFSFQDLTHLELCNCSLKPPSTFKGFRVLKGLHIRRVTVAQDALEKLIESGPLLERMTLCDITRLTQLNIYAQNLQFLKVGGVFQDFRLKNTTKLVDVSIDGKWDSSEFFKFFLQLPIIERLTIKFKGSNRMRLNQPYWNCRFTQLQVLKVTGYFGLHTEEVEFIRSVLSSSPVLKRIALQPVSGTNVCWELPIMLNDFGNVEKNFLAPLTDYYMQSNEYYDED; this is encoded by the exons ATGGGAAGAAGACGATCGAAATCCTCTtcgaaaaggaagaaaaagaaagagaagacgTTCCCGTTGGACAAAATAAGCAACTTACCAAGTGATGTTATACAGCATATTTTGTCATATTTGCACTTCAAGGAGGCAGTGAAAACAAGTGTGTTATCGAAAGCATGGAGACACAAATGGGCTATGCTTCCCTCCCTTGCCTTTGATGATACCGTTGGCAGCTCCATTGAGAGAATTGTCAATCATGTTCTCTTTTCTCACACTGGCCCTGTAGACGCTTTCAAGCTTTCTACTGCAAAAGGTCTGTCTCTAGACACTAGAGATATTGATCTATGGATTTCTCATCTATCGAGTTACTCTATCAAGGAGTTTATACTGAAATTATGGAATAGGAGTTTCAAATACGATGTCTTTTCccgtttgttttcttttcaagaTTTGACTCACTTGGAGTTATGCAATTGTTCCCTAAAACCTCCGTCCACATTCAAAGGCTTCCGGGTGTTGAAGGGCCTTCATATTCGAAGAGTTACAGTGGCTCAAGATGCGTTGGAAAAACTGATCGAGAGTGGTCCTCTTCTTGAGAGAATGACTCTATGTGACATAACGCGTCTCACTCAGCTCAACATTTATGCACAGAATCTCCAATTCCTTAAAGTAGGAGGTGTTTTTCAGGATTTCAGACTTAAGAATACCACAAAACTCGTTGATGTTTCAATTGATGGAAAATGGGACTCCAGTGAATTCTtcaagttttttcttcagcTGCCTATTATTGAAAGGCTCACAATTAAG TTTAAAGGGAGCAACAGGATGAGGTTAAATCAGCCCTACTGGAATTGCAGATTCACCCAACTTCAAGTTTTGAAAGTAACTGGCTATTTTGGCCTACACACAGAGGAAGTAGAGTTCATCAGATCTGTGCTTTCAAGTTCACCTGTGCTCAAGAGGATTGCTCTTCAACCTGTTTCTGGTACCAATGTCTGTTGGGAACTGCCTATAATGTTGAACGATTTTGGGAATGTAGAGAAAAATTTCTTGGCCCCGTTAACTGATTACTATATGCAATCTAATGAGTATTATGATGAGGATTGA